Proteins co-encoded in one Halorussus vallis genomic window:
- a CDS encoding class 1 fructose-bisphosphatase yields the protein MNDPIAEAIETVAATAPEIRAGLPGRRRKADEENPSGETQMAADVWADELLAERLAAVDGVGQFASEEREEVVDAGSGDYAVAVDPLDGSSNLKSNNSMGTILAVYEDELPAKGTDLVASAYVLYGPITTMVVAREGEVTEYVIEDDGSRRAVREDVSLPDDPTVYGFGGRVPDWTDRFAEYAREVEDELKLRYGGAMIGDVNQVLTYGGVFGYPELDSRPEGKLRLQFEANPIAYIVESAGGRSSNGAESLLDADVEDLHQRTPVYVGNADLIERLESTFT from the coding sequence ATGAACGACCCCATCGCCGAAGCTATCGAGACGGTCGCAGCGACGGCCCCGGAGATCCGCGCCGGCCTCCCGGGACGACGCCGGAAGGCCGACGAGGAGAACCCCAGCGGCGAGACGCAGATGGCCGCCGACGTGTGGGCCGACGAACTGCTCGCCGAGCGACTCGCCGCCGTCGACGGCGTGGGCCAGTTCGCCAGCGAGGAGCGCGAGGAAGTCGTCGACGCCGGGAGCGGCGACTACGCGGTCGCCGTCGACCCGCTCGACGGGTCGTCGAACCTCAAGTCGAACAACTCGATGGGGACGATTCTGGCGGTCTACGAGGACGAACTCCCCGCGAAGGGGACGGACCTCGTGGCGTCGGCGTACGTCCTCTACGGCCCCATCACGACGATGGTGGTCGCCCGCGAGGGTGAGGTCACCGAGTACGTGATAGAGGATGACGGAAGCAGACGGGCAGTCCGCGAGGATGTCTCGCTTCCCGACGACCCCACGGTGTACGGCTTCGGCGGCCGCGTCCCCGACTGGACCGACCGCTTCGCCGAGTACGCCCGGGAAGTCGAGGATGAACTCAAACTCCGGTACGGCGGTGCGATGATCGGCGACGTAAACCAGGTGCTGACCTACGGCGGCGTGTTCGGCTACCCCGAACTCGACTCGCGACCCGAGGGGAAACTCCGCCTCCAGTTCGAGGCCAACCCCATCGCCTACATCGTGGAGTCGGCGGGCGGGCGCTCCTCGAACGGCGCGGAGTCGCTACTCGACGCCGACGTCGAGGACCTCCACCAGCGGACGCCGGTCTACGTCGGCAACGCCGACCTCATCGAGCGACTGGAGTCGACGTTCACGTAA
- a CDS encoding class I fructose-bisphosphate aldolase translates to MIPLTDSPVTRDGKSLILAMDHGLEHGPSADFDSVPESLNPETVFETATHDAVTALAVQKGVAETYYPSYDDDVNLLAKLNGTSNLWMGEPYSPTNWTVDYAAELGADAVGYTVYSGSNHEPRMYEEFRDVQERAHREHDLPVVMWSYPRGQGLKNDTKESVIAYATRIALELGADMAKVKYPGTRESMEWAVKSAADMPVVMSGGSKVSDYEFLSSVEAVMDAGGSGLAVGRNVWQREDPQRILDALEQVIFEGATADEALDE, encoded by the coding sequence ATGATTCCGCTGACCGACTCCCCAGTGACGCGCGACGGTAAATCTCTTATTCTCGCCATGGACCACGGTCTCGAACACGGTCCGTCGGCGGACTTCGATTCGGTGCCCGAATCGCTGAACCCCGAGACGGTCTTCGAGACGGCCACCCACGACGCCGTCACCGCCCTCGCCGTCCAGAAGGGTGTCGCCGAGACCTACTATCCGTCGTACGACGACGACGTGAACCTGCTGGCGAAGCTCAACGGCACGAGCAACCTCTGGATGGGCGAACCGTACTCGCCGACCAACTGGACGGTCGACTACGCCGCGGAACTCGGCGCCGACGCCGTGGGCTACACCGTCTACTCCGGGTCGAACCACGAACCGAGGATGTACGAGGAGTTCCGCGACGTCCAGGAGCGCGCCCACCGCGAGCACGACCTGCCGGTGGTCATGTGGTCGTACCCGCGCGGCCAGGGGCTGAAGAACGACACCAAGGAGAGCGTCATCGCCTACGCGACCCGCATCGCGCTCGAACTCGGCGCCGACATGGCGAAGGTCAAGTACCCCGGCACCCGCGAGTCGATGGAGTGGGCGGTCAAGTCGGCGGCCGACATGCCCGTCGTGATGTCGGGCGGGTCGAAGGTCAGCGACTACGAGTTCCTCTCCAGCGTCGAGGCTGTCATGGACGCCGGCGGGTCGGGCCTGGCGGTCGGACGTAACGTCTGGCAGCGCGAGGACCCCCAGCGAATCCTCGACGCGCTGGAGCAGGTCATCTTCGAGGGCGCCACCGCCGACGAAGCGCTCGACGAATGA